In Paralichthys olivaceus isolate ysfri-2021 chromosome 13, ASM2471397v2, whole genome shotgun sequence, the following are encoded in one genomic region:
- the LOC109633043 gene encoding cingulin isoform X3: MSTPSSGRKTPVDYGVQIRFINDLCDAGGGQPGPQPKTKTQSSSKYGVAVRVQGIAGQPYVVLKDGEKGDSYGVQLKTQPPPGYSSLPRRREKAEPGTQGAYVGGGSGEGQGGALRRAQSHGSLLDRDGEGGAGNEDFQMSRPPGDGKSGSYGNLDGGLGVRGEREQPRHISGRGGAMERNKWGGSYQTGLNGSLGSVRGSQTYPDPPHQTNDFQSNQRQTAVNRPVNRFDGVNRGDQQRGLFPPQQDPRATSPLLSPYPYTSPPSSTHSSLGRSQHAVTSFPGHSANQWPSPGREVAVATPQASLTETQGQSAEMSREEEQVMQTIYNILRQGTKESDVVIRHKVKLIAQKIQNIKSNESQREEWMREKKELERKTVDLQTALQEVKRDSDPALKAELESCLDENLQLQEMLDRKKTELNETQSELTQLRMDRENAEARVREMEDQLAELQDELRRDNGNKTDLMSCQAQLMDVCQLKHKLEETLRQRERELTALKGALKEEVATHDKEIEALREQYSADMEKLRSSMEQVSQSHAGIESERLRVNASVRSLQQQLEDCRDESGHWMEQFHSTRDELRTTKQEEPPSTPGAQLLQSRLEKEEFEEELKELQEKVSTMKQQIPDPTHTHTLNQELQQCNADLQKAKTEVEKHRTEFDRKVMEVISIKKSHQNQEAEMKYEIDRLKGQLQRAKDDFAKAQEKNKRLPDPATISELEQKLVEAGVEANQLKEKLSLAEEEVESRKTQISRAQMDLKSLQDSQQEQKDANARLKEKLSRLEAQLQTSATESSEAELTLHSEVRSLRTELDEAKRKASRVSQEHRELSLRLEDTEKEKETLRQSVNQLEESKRQHDRVLEKLNKEHESLTMSSREEAQALRVQLEEQRDRARKEMHEVQRHGNDAQTELERSHTNLKRLEEEMSRQKKEILLVSEERDNHQLDKELLTNRLRHLEGEMEASKNNHNEKTREIRILEDKLKRMELELEEERSSAEMLTERVTRSRDLIDQLRSELMQERSSKQDLELDKNTMERHLKELRSRVVDMEDQSRSSAGVSQLENKIQELEERLRSEEREKNSFLASQRRLERKLKDLSLMLDEERQTHTDQKDQFALRVKALKRQVDEGETELERIDGLRRKAQRDMEEQMEFKEALQTRVTALELELKRKTQAAMRPALDSSALSSDDDSFYEPTTITSILTEGNLQTSSC; the protein is encoded by the exons ATGAGCACACCATCCTCTGGACGGAAGACCCCTGTTGACTATGGCGTGCAGATCCGCTTCATCAATGACCTCTGTGACGCCGGCGGCGGACAGCCTGGGCCCCAGCCCAAGACCAAGACTCAGTCCTCCTCCAAATACGGTGTGGCAGTCAGGGTGCAGGGTATCGCTGGGCAGCCGTATGTGGTCCtgaaggatggagagaaaggagaCTCATATGGGGTCCAGCTCAAGACCCAGCCTCCACCTGGCTACAGTAGCCTTCCAAGGCGGAGAGAGAAAGCCGAGCCGGGAACACAGGGGGCATATGTAGGAGGAGGAAGCGGAGAAGGGCAAGGAGGGGCACTACGCAGGGCCCAGTCCCATGGGTCACTGTTAGAcagggatggagagggaggggcGGGCAATGAGGATTTCCAGATGTCGAGGCCACCAGGGGATGGGAAGTCTGGTAGTTATGGGAACCTGGATGGAGGTTTAGGAgtaagaggagagagagagcagcctcGGCATATCAGTGGTAGAGGTGGGGCCATGGAAAGGAATAAATGGGGTGGTTCTTATCAGACAGGACTCAACGGGTCTTTAGGGTCAGTGAGGGGCAGTCAGACCTACCCCGACCCGCCTCATCAAACAAATGATTTTCAGTCTAATCAGAGACAAACTGCTGTAAACAGACCAGTAAACAGGTTTGATGGCGTTAACAGAGGGGACCAGCAGAGAGGCCTCTTTCCTCCACAACAAGATCCTAGGGCCACATCACCTCTTCTCAGCCCCTACCCCTACACCTCACCACCGTCCTCCACTCACAGCAGCTTGGGACGCAGCCAGCACGCTGTCACCAGTTTTCCTGGACACTCTGCAAATCAGTGGCCTTCACCAGGGAGAGAAGTCGCTGTTGCAACACCGCAGGCCAGCCTCACTGAGACACAG GGTCAGAGTGCAGAGATGAGCcgtgaggaggagcaggtgatGCAGACCATATACAACATCCTAAGACAAGG AACTAAAGAGAGTGATGTTGTGATCAGGCACAAAGTCAAGCTCATTGCTCAGAAGATTCAGAATATAAAG TCTAACGAATCCCAGAGGGAAGAGTGGATGCGAGAAAAGAAGGAGCTTGAGAGAAAGACTGTTGATCTACAAACTGCCCTGCAGGAGGTAAAGAGG GACTCTGATCCCGCTCTGAAAGCTGAGCTGGAGTCCTGTCTGGATGAAAACCTGCAACTGCAGGAGATGCTGGACCGAAAGAAGACAGAACTAAATGAAACACAATCAGA GCTGACTCAGCTCAGGATGGATAGGGAGAATGCAGAGGCTCGagtcagagagatggaggaccAGCTGGCTGAGCTTCAGGACGAACTGAGAAGAGATAACGGCAACAAGACG GACCTGATGTCTTGTCAGGCACAGCTGATGGATGTCTGCCAGCTGAAACACAAGCTGGAggagacactgagacagagagagagggagctcaCAGCTCTGAAAGGAGCGCTAAAGGAAGAGGTGGCCACACATGACAAAGAGATAGAGGCCCTCCGAGAGCAGTACAGTGCGGACATGGAGAAGCTTCGCAGCAGCATGGAGCAGGTGTCTCAG TCTCATGCAGGGATCGAATCTGAGCGTTTGCGTGTAAATGCATCAGTTCGCTCTCTACAGCAGCAGTTGGAGGACTGTCGAGACGAGAGCGGCCACTGGATGGAGCAGTTTCACTCCACCAGAGATGAACTTCGAACAACTAAACAAGA agAGCCACCCAGCACTCCTGGAGCACA ACTCCTGCAATCTCGTCTGGAAAAAGAAGAGTTTGAGGAGGAACTGAAGGAGCTCCAGGAGAAAGTGAGCACCATGAAACAACAGATACCAGACCCCACGCACACCCACACTCTCAACCAG GAGCTCCAGCAATGTAATGCTGATCTGCAGAAGGCAAAGACTGAGGTGGAGAAACACAGGACGGAGTTTGACAGGAAGGTTATGGAAGTGATCTCCATAAAGAAATCTCACCAGAACCAAGAGGCAGAGATGAAGTATGAGATTGACCGGCTCAAGGGCCAATTGCAGAGGGCTAAAGATGACTTTGCCAAGGCACAGGAGAAAAATAAGCGG CTCCCAGACCCAGCCACCATCTCAGAGCTTGAGCAGAAGTTAGTGGAGGCAGGTGTGGAAGCTAACCAGCTCAAAGAAAAACTCTCATTGGCTGAAGAGGAAGTggaaagcagaaaaacacaaatcagtaGAGCTCAGATGGACCTTAAGTCGCTTCAAGATTCCCAGCAGGAGCAGAAAGACGCCAACGCACGTCTCAAAGAGAAACTCTCACGATTAGAG GCTCAGCTCCAGACCAGCGCCACAGAGAGCTCAGAGGCAGAGCTCACCCTCCACTCTGAGGTGAGAAGCCTGAGAACTGAGCTAGATGAGGCCAAGAGAAAAGCCTCCAGAGTGAGCCAGGAGCACCGTGAACTTAGCCTGCGCCTGGAGgatacagagaaagaaaaggagacacTCAGACAGAGCGTCAACCAGCTGGAAGAATCCAAACGGCAGCATGATAGAGTTCTGGAGAAACTCAACAAAGAG CACGAGTCTCTGACCATGTCCTCAAGAGAGGAGGCACAGGCTCTCAGGGttcagctggaggagcagagagacagagcacgCAAGGAAATGCACGAGGTGCAGCGTCATGGAAACGACGCTCAGACTGAGCTCGAAAGAAGCCACACAAATCTAAAGAGACTGGaggaagaa ATGTCACGACAGAAGAAGGAGATCCTGCTTGTgtctgaggagagagacaaCCACCAGCTGGATAAAGAGCTTCTCACCAACAGACTGCGCCACCttgagggagagatggaggccAGCAAAAACAACCACAACGAGAAAACCCGGGAGATCCGGATCCTGGAG GACAAGCTGAAGCGTATGGAgttggagctggaggaggagagaagcagcGCGGAGATGCTGACGGAGCGGGTGACGAGGAGCAGGGACCTGATCGATCAGCTCCGCTCTGAGCTCATGCAGGAGAGGTCTTCCAAACAGGACCTGGAGCTGGACAAGAACACCATGGAGAGACAT ctgaaggagctgagGAGTCGTGTTGTTGACATGGAGGACCAGTCTCGCTCCTCAGCCGGAGTCTCTCAGCTGGAGAACAAGATCCAGGAGCTTGAAGAACGCCTACGCAGCGAGGAAAG GGAGAAGAACTCTTTCCTGGCATCTCAACGTCGTCTGGAGAGGAAACTTAAAGACCTCAGTTTGATGCTTGATgaggagagacaaacacacactgaccagaAAGACCAG TTTGCTCTGAGGGTGAAGGCTCTAAAGAGGCAGGTGGATgagggagagacggagctgGAGAGAATCGATGGTCTCAGAAGAAAAGCTCAGAGAGACATGGAGGAGCAAATGGAGTTTAAAGAGGCCCTGCAGACCAGAGTCACAGCTCTAGAGCTCGAGCTCAA GAGGAAAACTCAGGCAGCAATGCGTCCAGCTCTGGATTCATCAGCCCTGAGTTCAGATGACGACAGCTTCTATGAACcgaccaccatcacctccaTCCTCACTGAGGGCAACCTCCAGACCAGCTCCTGTTGA
- the LOC109633043 gene encoding cingulin isoform X2, producing MSTPSSGRKTPVDYGVQIRFINDLCDAGGGQPGPQPKTKTQSSSKYGVAVRVQGIAGQPYVVLKDGEKGDSYGVQLKTQPPPGYSSLPRRREKAEPGTQGAYVGGGSGEGQGGALRRAQSHGSLLDRDGEGGAGNEDFQMSRPPGDGKSGSYGNLDGGLGVRGEREQPRHISGRGGAMERNKWGGSYQTGLNGSLGSVRGSQTYPDPPHQTNDFQSNQRQTAVNRPVNRFDGVNRGDQQRGLFPPQQDPRATSPLLSPYPYTSPPSSTHSSLGRSQHAVTSFPGHSANQWPSPGREVAVATPQASLTETQVTPDLLLDQGQSAEMSREEEQVMQTIYNILRQGTKESDVVIRHKVKLIAQKIQNIKSNESQREEWMREKKELERKTVDLQTALQEVKRDSDPALKAELESCLDENLQLQEMLDRKKTELNETQSELTQLRMDRENAEARVREMEDQLAELQDELRRDNGNKTDLMSCQAQLMDVCQLKHKLEETLRQRERELTALKGALKEEVATHDKEIEALREQYSADMEKLRSSMEQVSQSHAGIESERLRVNASVRSLQQQLEDCRDESGHWMEQFHSTRDELRTTKQELLQSRLEKEEFEEELKELQEKVSTMKQQIPDPTHTHTLNQELQQCNADLQKAKTEVEKHRTEFDRKVMEVISIKKSHQNQEAEMKYEIDRLKGQLQRAKDDFAKAQEKNKRLPDPATISELEQKLVEAGVEANQLKEKLSLAEEEVESRKTQISRAQMDLKSLQDSQQEQKDANARLKEKLSRLEAQLQTSATESSEAELTLHSEVRSLRTELDEAKRKASRVSQEHRELSLRLEDTEKEKETLRQSVNQLEESKRQHDRVLEKLNKEHESLTMSSREEAQALRVQLEEQRDRARKEMHEVQRHGNDAQTELERSHTNLKRLEEEMSRQKKEILLVSEERDNHQLDKELLTNRLRHLEGEMEASKNNHNEKTREIRILEDKLKRMELELEEERSSAEMLTERVTRSRDLIDQLRSELMQERSSKQDLELDKNTMERHLKELRSRVVDMEDQSRSSAGVSQLENKIQELEERLRSEEREKNSFLASQRRLERKLKDLSLMLDEERQTHTDQKDQFALRVKALKRQVDEGETELERIDGLRRKAQRDMEEQMEFKEALQTRVTALELELKRKTQAAMRPALDSSALSSDDDSFYEPTTITSILTEGNLQTSSC from the exons ATGAGCACACCATCCTCTGGACGGAAGACCCCTGTTGACTATGGCGTGCAGATCCGCTTCATCAATGACCTCTGTGACGCCGGCGGCGGACAGCCTGGGCCCCAGCCCAAGACCAAGACTCAGTCCTCCTCCAAATACGGTGTGGCAGTCAGGGTGCAGGGTATCGCTGGGCAGCCGTATGTGGTCCtgaaggatggagagaaaggagaCTCATATGGGGTCCAGCTCAAGACCCAGCCTCCACCTGGCTACAGTAGCCTTCCAAGGCGGAGAGAGAAAGCCGAGCCGGGAACACAGGGGGCATATGTAGGAGGAGGAAGCGGAGAAGGGCAAGGAGGGGCACTACGCAGGGCCCAGTCCCATGGGTCACTGTTAGAcagggatggagagggaggggcGGGCAATGAGGATTTCCAGATGTCGAGGCCACCAGGGGATGGGAAGTCTGGTAGTTATGGGAACCTGGATGGAGGTTTAGGAgtaagaggagagagagagcagcctcGGCATATCAGTGGTAGAGGTGGGGCCATGGAAAGGAATAAATGGGGTGGTTCTTATCAGACAGGACTCAACGGGTCTTTAGGGTCAGTGAGGGGCAGTCAGACCTACCCCGACCCGCCTCATCAAACAAATGATTTTCAGTCTAATCAGAGACAAACTGCTGTAAACAGACCAGTAAACAGGTTTGATGGCGTTAACAGAGGGGACCAGCAGAGAGGCCTCTTTCCTCCACAACAAGATCCTAGGGCCACATCACCTCTTCTCAGCCCCTACCCCTACACCTCACCACCGTCCTCCACTCACAGCAGCTTGGGACGCAGCCAGCACGCTGTCACCAGTTTTCCTGGACACTCTGCAAATCAGTGGCCTTCACCAGGGAGAGAAGTCGCTGTTGCAACACCGCAGGCCAGCCTCACTGAGACACAG GTGACACCTGACCTTTTGCTGGACCAGGGTCAGAGTGCAGAGATGAGCcgtgaggaggagcaggtgatGCAGACCATATACAACATCCTAAGACAAGG AACTAAAGAGAGTGATGTTGTGATCAGGCACAAAGTCAAGCTCATTGCTCAGAAGATTCAGAATATAAAG TCTAACGAATCCCAGAGGGAAGAGTGGATGCGAGAAAAGAAGGAGCTTGAGAGAAAGACTGTTGATCTACAAACTGCCCTGCAGGAGGTAAAGAGG GACTCTGATCCCGCTCTGAAAGCTGAGCTGGAGTCCTGTCTGGATGAAAACCTGCAACTGCAGGAGATGCTGGACCGAAAGAAGACAGAACTAAATGAAACACAATCAGA GCTGACTCAGCTCAGGATGGATAGGGAGAATGCAGAGGCTCGagtcagagagatggaggaccAGCTGGCTGAGCTTCAGGACGAACTGAGAAGAGATAACGGCAACAAGACG GACCTGATGTCTTGTCAGGCACAGCTGATGGATGTCTGCCAGCTGAAACACAAGCTGGAggagacactgagacagagagagagggagctcaCAGCTCTGAAAGGAGCGCTAAAGGAAGAGGTGGCCACACATGACAAAGAGATAGAGGCCCTCCGAGAGCAGTACAGTGCGGACATGGAGAAGCTTCGCAGCAGCATGGAGCAGGTGTCTCAG TCTCATGCAGGGATCGAATCTGAGCGTTTGCGTGTAAATGCATCAGTTCGCTCTCTACAGCAGCAGTTGGAGGACTGTCGAGACGAGAGCGGCCACTGGATGGAGCAGTTTCACTCCACCAGAGATGAACTTCGAACAACTAAACAAGA ACTCCTGCAATCTCGTCTGGAAAAAGAAGAGTTTGAGGAGGAACTGAAGGAGCTCCAGGAGAAAGTGAGCACCATGAAACAACAGATACCAGACCCCACGCACACCCACACTCTCAACCAG GAGCTCCAGCAATGTAATGCTGATCTGCAGAAGGCAAAGACTGAGGTGGAGAAACACAGGACGGAGTTTGACAGGAAGGTTATGGAAGTGATCTCCATAAAGAAATCTCACCAGAACCAAGAGGCAGAGATGAAGTATGAGATTGACCGGCTCAAGGGCCAATTGCAGAGGGCTAAAGATGACTTTGCCAAGGCACAGGAGAAAAATAAGCGG CTCCCAGACCCAGCCACCATCTCAGAGCTTGAGCAGAAGTTAGTGGAGGCAGGTGTGGAAGCTAACCAGCTCAAAGAAAAACTCTCATTGGCTGAAGAGGAAGTggaaagcagaaaaacacaaatcagtaGAGCTCAGATGGACCTTAAGTCGCTTCAAGATTCCCAGCAGGAGCAGAAAGACGCCAACGCACGTCTCAAAGAGAAACTCTCACGATTAGAG GCTCAGCTCCAGACCAGCGCCACAGAGAGCTCAGAGGCAGAGCTCACCCTCCACTCTGAGGTGAGAAGCCTGAGAACTGAGCTAGATGAGGCCAAGAGAAAAGCCTCCAGAGTGAGCCAGGAGCACCGTGAACTTAGCCTGCGCCTGGAGgatacagagaaagaaaaggagacacTCAGACAGAGCGTCAACCAGCTGGAAGAATCCAAACGGCAGCATGATAGAGTTCTGGAGAAACTCAACAAAGAG CACGAGTCTCTGACCATGTCCTCAAGAGAGGAGGCACAGGCTCTCAGGGttcagctggaggagcagagagacagagcacgCAAGGAAATGCACGAGGTGCAGCGTCATGGAAACGACGCTCAGACTGAGCTCGAAAGAAGCCACACAAATCTAAAGAGACTGGaggaagaa ATGTCACGACAGAAGAAGGAGATCCTGCTTGTgtctgaggagagagacaaCCACCAGCTGGATAAAGAGCTTCTCACCAACAGACTGCGCCACCttgagggagagatggaggccAGCAAAAACAACCACAACGAGAAAACCCGGGAGATCCGGATCCTGGAG GACAAGCTGAAGCGTATGGAgttggagctggaggaggagagaagcagcGCGGAGATGCTGACGGAGCGGGTGACGAGGAGCAGGGACCTGATCGATCAGCTCCGCTCTGAGCTCATGCAGGAGAGGTCTTCCAAACAGGACCTGGAGCTGGACAAGAACACCATGGAGAGACAT ctgaaggagctgagGAGTCGTGTTGTTGACATGGAGGACCAGTCTCGCTCCTCAGCCGGAGTCTCTCAGCTGGAGAACAAGATCCAGGAGCTTGAAGAACGCCTACGCAGCGAGGAAAG GGAGAAGAACTCTTTCCTGGCATCTCAACGTCGTCTGGAGAGGAAACTTAAAGACCTCAGTTTGATGCTTGATgaggagagacaaacacacactgaccagaAAGACCAG TTTGCTCTGAGGGTGAAGGCTCTAAAGAGGCAGGTGGATgagggagagacggagctgGAGAGAATCGATGGTCTCAGAAGAAAAGCTCAGAGAGACATGGAGGAGCAAATGGAGTTTAAAGAGGCCCTGCAGACCAGAGTCACAGCTCTAGAGCTCGAGCTCAA GAGGAAAACTCAGGCAGCAATGCGTCCAGCTCTGGATTCATCAGCCCTGAGTTCAGATGACGACAGCTTCTATGAACcgaccaccatcacctccaTCCTCACTGAGGGCAACCTCCAGACCAGCTCCTGTTGA
- the LOC109633043 gene encoding cingulin isoform X4, with translation MSTPSSGRKTPVDYGVQIRFINDLCDAGGGQPGPQPKTKTQSSSKYGVAVRVQGIAGQPYVVLKDGEKGDSYGVQLKTQPPPGYSSLPRRREKAEPGTQGAYVGGGSGEGQGGALRRAQSHGSLLDRDGEGGAGNEDFQMSRPPGDGKSGSYGNLDGGLGVRGEREQPRHISGRGGAMERNKWGGSYQTGLNGSLGSVRGSQTYPDPPHQTNDFQSNQRQTAVNRPVNRFDGVNRGDQQRGLFPPQQDPRATSPLLSPYPYTSPPSSTHSSLGRSQHAVTSFPGHSANQWPSPGREVAVATPQASLTETQGQSAEMSREEEQVMQTIYNILRQGTKESDVVIRHKVKLIAQKIQNIKSNESQREEWMREKKELERKTVDLQTALQEVKRDSDPALKAELESCLDENLQLQEMLDRKKTELNETQSELTQLRMDRENAEARVREMEDQLAELQDELRRDNGNKTDLMSCQAQLMDVCQLKHKLEETLRQRERELTALKGALKEEVATHDKEIEALREQYSADMEKLRSSMEQVSQSHAGIESERLRVNASVRSLQQQLEDCRDESGHWMEQFHSTRDELRTTKQELLQSRLEKEEFEEELKELQEKVSTMKQQIPDPTHTHTLNQELQQCNADLQKAKTEVEKHRTEFDRKVMEVISIKKSHQNQEAEMKYEIDRLKGQLQRAKDDFAKAQEKNKRLPDPATISELEQKLVEAGVEANQLKEKLSLAEEEVESRKTQISRAQMDLKSLQDSQQEQKDANARLKEKLSRLEAQLQTSATESSEAELTLHSEVRSLRTELDEAKRKASRVSQEHRELSLRLEDTEKEKETLRQSVNQLEESKRQHDRVLEKLNKEHESLTMSSREEAQALRVQLEEQRDRARKEMHEVQRHGNDAQTELERSHTNLKRLEEEMSRQKKEILLVSEERDNHQLDKELLTNRLRHLEGEMEASKNNHNEKTREIRILEDKLKRMELELEEERSSAEMLTERVTRSRDLIDQLRSELMQERSSKQDLELDKNTMERHLKELRSRVVDMEDQSRSSAGVSQLENKIQELEERLRSEEREKNSFLASQRRLERKLKDLSLMLDEERQTHTDQKDQFALRVKALKRQVDEGETELERIDGLRRKAQRDMEEQMEFKEALQTRVTALELELKRKTQAAMRPALDSSALSSDDDSFYEPTTITSILTEGNLQTSSC, from the exons ATGAGCACACCATCCTCTGGACGGAAGACCCCTGTTGACTATGGCGTGCAGATCCGCTTCATCAATGACCTCTGTGACGCCGGCGGCGGACAGCCTGGGCCCCAGCCCAAGACCAAGACTCAGTCCTCCTCCAAATACGGTGTGGCAGTCAGGGTGCAGGGTATCGCTGGGCAGCCGTATGTGGTCCtgaaggatggagagaaaggagaCTCATATGGGGTCCAGCTCAAGACCCAGCCTCCACCTGGCTACAGTAGCCTTCCAAGGCGGAGAGAGAAAGCCGAGCCGGGAACACAGGGGGCATATGTAGGAGGAGGAAGCGGAGAAGGGCAAGGAGGGGCACTACGCAGGGCCCAGTCCCATGGGTCACTGTTAGAcagggatggagagggaggggcGGGCAATGAGGATTTCCAGATGTCGAGGCCACCAGGGGATGGGAAGTCTGGTAGTTATGGGAACCTGGATGGAGGTTTAGGAgtaagaggagagagagagcagcctcGGCATATCAGTGGTAGAGGTGGGGCCATGGAAAGGAATAAATGGGGTGGTTCTTATCAGACAGGACTCAACGGGTCTTTAGGGTCAGTGAGGGGCAGTCAGACCTACCCCGACCCGCCTCATCAAACAAATGATTTTCAGTCTAATCAGAGACAAACTGCTGTAAACAGACCAGTAAACAGGTTTGATGGCGTTAACAGAGGGGACCAGCAGAGAGGCCTCTTTCCTCCACAACAAGATCCTAGGGCCACATCACCTCTTCTCAGCCCCTACCCCTACACCTCACCACCGTCCTCCACTCACAGCAGCTTGGGACGCAGCCAGCACGCTGTCACCAGTTTTCCTGGACACTCTGCAAATCAGTGGCCTTCACCAGGGAGAGAAGTCGCTGTTGCAACACCGCAGGCCAGCCTCACTGAGACACAG GGTCAGAGTGCAGAGATGAGCcgtgaggaggagcaggtgatGCAGACCATATACAACATCCTAAGACAAGG AACTAAAGAGAGTGATGTTGTGATCAGGCACAAAGTCAAGCTCATTGCTCAGAAGATTCAGAATATAAAG TCTAACGAATCCCAGAGGGAAGAGTGGATGCGAGAAAAGAAGGAGCTTGAGAGAAAGACTGTTGATCTACAAACTGCCCTGCAGGAGGTAAAGAGG GACTCTGATCCCGCTCTGAAAGCTGAGCTGGAGTCCTGTCTGGATGAAAACCTGCAACTGCAGGAGATGCTGGACCGAAAGAAGACAGAACTAAATGAAACACAATCAGA GCTGACTCAGCTCAGGATGGATAGGGAGAATGCAGAGGCTCGagtcagagagatggaggaccAGCTGGCTGAGCTTCAGGACGAACTGAGAAGAGATAACGGCAACAAGACG GACCTGATGTCTTGTCAGGCACAGCTGATGGATGTCTGCCAGCTGAAACACAAGCTGGAggagacactgagacagagagagagggagctcaCAGCTCTGAAAGGAGCGCTAAAGGAAGAGGTGGCCACACATGACAAAGAGATAGAGGCCCTCCGAGAGCAGTACAGTGCGGACATGGAGAAGCTTCGCAGCAGCATGGAGCAGGTGTCTCAG TCTCATGCAGGGATCGAATCTGAGCGTTTGCGTGTAAATGCATCAGTTCGCTCTCTACAGCAGCAGTTGGAGGACTGTCGAGACGAGAGCGGCCACTGGATGGAGCAGTTTCACTCCACCAGAGATGAACTTCGAACAACTAAACAAGA ACTCCTGCAATCTCGTCTGGAAAAAGAAGAGTTTGAGGAGGAACTGAAGGAGCTCCAGGAGAAAGTGAGCACCATGAAACAACAGATACCAGACCCCACGCACACCCACACTCTCAACCAG GAGCTCCAGCAATGTAATGCTGATCTGCAGAAGGCAAAGACTGAGGTGGAGAAACACAGGACGGAGTTTGACAGGAAGGTTATGGAAGTGATCTCCATAAAGAAATCTCACCAGAACCAAGAGGCAGAGATGAAGTATGAGATTGACCGGCTCAAGGGCCAATTGCAGAGGGCTAAAGATGACTTTGCCAAGGCACAGGAGAAAAATAAGCGG CTCCCAGACCCAGCCACCATCTCAGAGCTTGAGCAGAAGTTAGTGGAGGCAGGTGTGGAAGCTAACCAGCTCAAAGAAAAACTCTCATTGGCTGAAGAGGAAGTggaaagcagaaaaacacaaatcagtaGAGCTCAGATGGACCTTAAGTCGCTTCAAGATTCCCAGCAGGAGCAGAAAGACGCCAACGCACGTCTCAAAGAGAAACTCTCACGATTAGAG GCTCAGCTCCAGACCAGCGCCACAGAGAGCTCAGAGGCAGAGCTCACCCTCCACTCTGAGGTGAGAAGCCTGAGAACTGAGCTAGATGAGGCCAAGAGAAAAGCCTCCAGAGTGAGCCAGGAGCACCGTGAACTTAGCCTGCGCCTGGAGgatacagagaaagaaaaggagacacTCAGACAGAGCGTCAACCAGCTGGAAGAATCCAAACGGCAGCATGATAGAGTTCTGGAGAAACTCAACAAAGAG CACGAGTCTCTGACCATGTCCTCAAGAGAGGAGGCACAGGCTCTCAGGGttcagctggaggagcagagagacagagcacgCAAGGAAATGCACGAGGTGCAGCGTCATGGAAACGACGCTCAGACTGAGCTCGAAAGAAGCCACACAAATCTAAAGAGACTGGaggaagaa ATGTCACGACAGAAGAAGGAGATCCTGCTTGTgtctgaggagagagacaaCCACCAGCTGGATAAAGAGCTTCTCACCAACAGACTGCGCCACCttgagggagagatggaggccAGCAAAAACAACCACAACGAGAAAACCCGGGAGATCCGGATCCTGGAG GACAAGCTGAAGCGTATGGAgttggagctggaggaggagagaagcagcGCGGAGATGCTGACGGAGCGGGTGACGAGGAGCAGGGACCTGATCGATCAGCTCCGCTCTGAGCTCATGCAGGAGAGGTCTTCCAAACAGGACCTGGAGCTGGACAAGAACACCATGGAGAGACAT ctgaaggagctgagGAGTCGTGTTGTTGACATGGAGGACCAGTCTCGCTCCTCAGCCGGAGTCTCTCAGCTGGAGAACAAGATCCAGGAGCTTGAAGAACGCCTACGCAGCGAGGAAAG GGAGAAGAACTCTTTCCTGGCATCTCAACGTCGTCTGGAGAGGAAACTTAAAGACCTCAGTTTGATGCTTGATgaggagagacaaacacacactgaccagaAAGACCAG TTTGCTCTGAGGGTGAAGGCTCTAAAGAGGCAGGTGGATgagggagagacggagctgGAGAGAATCGATGGTCTCAGAAGAAAAGCTCAGAGAGACATGGAGGAGCAAATGGAGTTTAAAGAGGCCCTGCAGACCAGAGTCACAGCTCTAGAGCTCGAGCTCAA GAGGAAAACTCAGGCAGCAATGCGTCCAGCTCTGGATTCATCAGCCCTGAGTTCAGATGACGACAGCTTCTATGAACcgaccaccatcacctccaTCCTCACTGAGGGCAACCTCCAGACCAGCTCCTGTTGA